Proteins encoded together in one Porites lutea chromosome 2, jaPorLute2.1, whole genome shotgun sequence window:
- the LOC140925562 gene encoding extracellular calcium-sensing receptor-like: MFSGILRPPLFILLFLSLTSSDDGYRNYKDGDVIVGGLFNIHYSGTDDQCTEISTTGLGYAEATIFAIEKINKNSSILPNVTIGYDLRDYCWSKARAMKIAYDFMCDGDPAHMSNQNISTSPTRYVKETKTKTISALVGPTESGSAVLVGSLLHVSDIPVISPSVTSDELSSQMYKNFFRTVPPDNWRAKVMADIIELFNWTYVAAVGLDDSYGHNGISALEKESFNRKTFCIAFSEYIPRLGYWNKTKQTVFKIKRRSEVSVIIVWLSGAYGRAFFAEATTQNLEGKTWILSDALTARGNYLDSHPTILNGSSGIKPHDYSVLEFEEHLKMITPAKSIERGAHWWEEFWRLHFNCSATNSNEQSGVALCEANLTLHHALQKIRGSFVSYTIDAVYAIAHALDNIYRCSRTIHGAGKRGKCPPVKPAVKGRDLEKYLRNISFDGLTGKVRFDKFGDPLTASYDIINFQLDSTTGRTLKYIRVGSWNKNNTPKLKIDLSRLRWRTLYTPLSFCSSECLPGTRREFNSPCCWDCIKCPKGTVSTENGSTNCTKCDLETKSNEEQNKCEKLPIINITHTTPSGIAITLMALIGVILTLSVCGIYIKLYNSPIVKASNREISFLLLFGISSLHILAVLELSEPSHPLCTAASFWRYFALNLCITVLFLKTMRMTSVFEVDKVAQLFAPCYKTLTRQSVFLSVMNLASVCLLVPWMFLDSPKRKKIIRFDEYVFLVCKPFETNAGLAFFISVYAYTLIVAFLCTYYAFKARGIPENFNETRYIGFSMYILLLSSLAYYPVAFAFESWYVAIVSCTTTLVTSFGLLGCMFGPRIYILFFQSQQNTIQSIRSQVMDFSFSNVTATRALPRQINEEVPNAVLDTEN, translated from the coding sequence ATGTTTTCAGGCATCTTAAGACCGCCTCTCTTTATACTGCTATTTCTTTCACTAACATCCTCAGACGACGGATATAGAAATTACAAAGATGGCGACGTTATAGTTGGTGGTCTTTTCAACATCCACTATTCTGGCACTGATGATCAATGTACTGAGATTTCTACCACAGGGCTAGGATACGCAGAGGCTACCATCTTCGCTATTGAGAAAATTAATAAGAATTCCAGTATTTTACCGAACGTGACAATCGGCTACGATTTAAGAGACTACTGTTGGAGCAAAGCTCGAGCCATGAAAATAGCCTATGACTTCATGTGTGATGGCGATCCAGCACATATGTCTAACCAAAACATCAGCACCTCCCCGACAAGATATGTCAAGGAAACCAAAACCAAGACCATCTCAGCGTTAGTTGGCCCTACCGAGTCCGGAAGCGCAGTGCTAGTAGGAAGTCTTCTTCACGTTTCTGACATTCCCGTCATCAGCCCGAGTGTAACCAGCGATGAATTGAGTtcacaaatgtacaaaaactttttcagaACAGTTCCACCAGACAACTGGCGGGCAAAGGTCATGGCAGACATCATAGAGCTCTTTAACTGGACATACGTGGCGGCTGTCGGGTTAGATGATTCTTATGGACATAACGGTATTTCGGCCCTGGAAAAAGAATCATTCAACCGTAAAACATTTTGCATTGCTTTTTCTGAGTATATTCCACGGCTAGGTTATTGGAATAAAACCAAGCAAACTGTTTTCAAGATTAAAAGGAGGTCTGAAGTCTCAGTGATCATTGTTTGGCTTTCTGGCGCTTACGGAAGAGCATTTTTTGCAGAAGCAACCACTCAAAATCTTGAAGGAAAGACTTGGATACTTAGTGACGCACTGACCGCGCGGGGAAATTATCTTGACTCTCACCCCACAATACTAAACGGCTCTTCGGGAATAAAGCCACATGACTATTCCGTTCTCGAATTTGAAGAGCACCTTAAGATGATCACCCCTGCAAAAAGCATTGAAAGAGGCGCACACTGGTGGGAAGAGTTCTGGAGATTACATTTCAACTGTTCAGCCACAAACTCCAATGAACAGTCTGGGGTCGCACTTTGCGAAGCAAATCTGACGTTACACCATGCGCTACAAAAGATACGCGGCTCTTTTGTTTCTTACACAATTGACGCTGTATATGCTATTGCACATGCCCTAGATAACATTTACCGCTGTTCTCGTACTATACATGGTGCTGGTAAAAGAGGAAAGTGTCCTCCAGTCAAGCCGGCCGTCAAGGGACGTGATCTGGAGAAATATCTCAGAAATATCAGTTTTGACGGGTTGACTGGTAAGGTGCGATTTGACAAGTTTGGAGATCCTTTAACTGCTTCATACGACATCATAAACTTTCAGCTTGACTCAACCACAGGTAGGACTCTCAAATATATTCGGGTCGGATCTTGGAACAAAAATAACACGCCTAAACTCAAGATAGATTTGTCCAGGCTACGATGGAGAACTCTCTACACCCCGTTATCCTTTTGTTCATCAGAATGTTTGCCAGGTACCAGGAGGGAATTCAACTCGCCATGTTGCTGGGACTGCATAAAGTGCCCAAAGGGAACTGTCAGTACTGAAAACGGATCCACCAATTGCACAAAATGTGACTTGGAGACAAAATCAAACGAAGAGCAAAACAAGTGTGAAAAATTACCGATCATTAACATCACGCATACAACCCCCTCTGGAATCGCGATAACCTTGATGGCTTTGATCGGGGTTATTCTCACGTTGTCAGTTTGCGGCATTTACATCAAGTTATACAACAGCCCAATCGTCAAGGCTTCTAACAGAGAGATCTCTTTTTTGCTGCTCTTTGGCATCTCATCTCTCCACATATTAGCCGTCCTCGAACTTTCTGAACCCAGCCATCCACTTTGCACCGCAGCATCTTTCTGGCGTTATTTTGCTCTTAATCTTTGTATCACGGTGCTCTTTCTGAAAACAATGCGAATGACAAGTGTTTTTGAGGTTGATAAAGTGGCGCAGTTGTTTGCTCCCTGTTACAAAACCCTGACAAGGCAAAGTGTGTTCCTTTCTGTCATGAATTTAGCCTCCGTTTGTTTGTTGGTCCCCTGGATGTTTTTGGACTCTCCGAAGCGTAAAAAGATCATTCGCTTTGATGAGTACGTCTTCCTTGTGTGCAAACCCTTTGAAACAAACGCCGGCCTTGCATTCTTCATATCGGTGTATGCTTACACCTTAATTGTGGCTTTCTTATGTACGTATTACGCTTTCAAAGCACGAGGAATTCCCGAGAACTTTAACGAGACAAGATACATCGGCTTCTCTATGTACATTCTACTTTTGTCATCGCTGGCATATTACCCTGTGGCGTTTGCTTTTGAGAGCTGGTACGTGGCAATTGTGTCTTGTACTACGACGTTAGTAACTTCGTTTGGTTTGTTGGGATGCATGTTCGGACCCAGAATCTACATTCTCTTTTTCCAATCCCAGCAAAACACCATCCAAAGTATCAGGTCGCAGGTCATGGATTTCTCCTTTAGTAATGTAACTGCAACAAGAGCTTTGCCTAGACAAATTAATGAAGAAGTACCTAACGCTGTGCTGGATACCGAAAATTAA